The following DNA comes from Candidatus Baltobacteraceae bacterium.
GAGAGCCGCGCTTGCGTGAGCGCGGCGACGATCGGCTCGACGCGCAGTCCGTGCGCCTTCGCGCCTTGCTCCACCGTCTCGTATTTGCTTACGCCGCAGCCGGCGCAGCCCAGACCGAACTGACTCAGCACATCGGCCGCGATGGGCAGGGCGGCGACCAGCTCCTTGATGTTGCTCTGCGGGGTGATCTGAATCTCTAGGTGCGGCACAATCTCCCTATTCGGCGAAACAAAAAAGGCGCCCCCGCAGGGGCGCCTCTAAAGGCGCGCGGCTAGCCCGCGCTATCTTCAGCGGTAGCCGGCGTGGCGCGACGTGAAGCAGCTCCGGCAGTACACGGGCTTGTCGGTACGCGGCTGGAACGGCACTTCGGCCGGCCCTCCACACTGACTGCACGTTGCATGGAACATCTCACGGCGGCCGTAGCCGGCGCCGGCGGTTTGCGGCTGGCGCGCTTTTCGCACCGCCCGGCAATCCGCACAGCGGCTGGGCTTATTGGTAAAGCCCTTCATCGCGAAGAATTCTTGCTCGCCGGTCGTGAACGCGAACGGGCGTCCGCAGTCGATACAGCTGAGCGTTTCATCTCTATACATGAACGAGTCTCCTAACTCTGGATTTGTCCTGGGGTTCGAGACTCGTTAGTACACTGTAGAAAAGGTGGGACCGCGGAATTCGAAAACCTGTAACGCTACCCCTAACCGTAGGAGG
Coding sequences within:
- a CDS encoding zinc-ribbon domain containing protein — encoded protein: MYRDETLSCIDCGRPFAFTTGEQEFFAMKGFTNKPSRCADCRAVRKARQPQTAGAGYGRREMFHATCSQCGGPAEVPFQPRTDKPVYCRSCFTSRHAGYR